Proteins from a single region of Pungitius pungitius chromosome 4, fPunPun2.1, whole genome shotgun sequence:
- the sall1a gene encoding sal-like protein 1a: MSRRKQAKPQHFQSDPHLPLSEHNGDTELCSEDPPCKESDAHVCSRCCAEFFELSDLEEHQKNCSKNQLVLIVNEHPVSPTGTFSPGSSPHNPDDQMNDTANNTDQTECSDLLEPNSPDKDEAMDVDVSGMSSGHEEEGSYTESGSPIDTVGCHGGRSTSGPAVGTSAISAPLPQLRNLSDLGNFSMINSNVIIENLQSTKVAVAQFSQEARNTGGPRVAVPALMEQLLGLQQQQIHQLQLIEQIRHQILLLASQSPELQVPPTSAPGTMGPAANPLTTLSSHLSQQLAAAAGLAQNLASQSASINSLKQLAAAAQLPQSNPSSSETSQSISTLGPSTVNTQSSDKRPNHMSSLHSQLSNSSLTKSSTPAFGMGSLISSAVNPLLPQPPPGNPIFSSSLPSVGTTVEDLNSLAALAQQRKGKPPNVTSFEHKSSTDEAFFKHKCRFCGKVFGSDSALQIHLRSHTGERPYKCNICGNRFSTRGNLKVHFQRHKEKYPHIQMNPYPVPEHLDNIPTSTGIPYGMSMPPEKPVTSWLDSKPVLPTMTSSVGMLLPPTMPSLPHFIKKEDHSIAITSPSVAKSVLGTTEPSAKCMDRVSEEGEGATLPTSNGRTEEGSHSSGFMTNVSSASESTADYTTSNSPPMMTNPLMPLMSDQFKAKFPFGGILDPLQGSETSKLQQLVENIDRKVADPNECVICHRVLSCQSALKMHYRTHTGERPFKCKICGRAFTTKGNLKTHYSVHRAMPPLRVQHSCPICQKKFTNAVVLQQHIRMHMGGHIPNTPLPESYPESMVSDTGSFDEGNIDDLDNFSDDNFEGMEEGPDSSVPDTPRSAEAFHDSLCNSPALHELSSQEGRERNGEESAHNNETEELQVIQMRAMANGFVERDCFTNDSSSLGGDVDSQSPGSPAVSESTSSMQAPSPISMQPQPRKSPSLEERHQRALSLEHTTASLLHSNPSNIGALDLTSVNPSKDPLGMLFPFRERSIIKNTSCDICGKTFACQSALDIHYRSHTKERPFICTACNRGFSTKGNLKQHMLTHQMRDLPSQLFEPSNTSLSSSPTPSLLSVGSVNKPEVNGFLHSLHIENKEMPSGLVTSSASTSPVLSAAPQRRTPKQHFCNACGKCFSSSSALQIHERTHTGEKPFACSICGRAFTTKGNLKVHMGTHMWNSAPARRGRRLSVDGPMAFLGANPVKFPEIFQKDMASRASNGDPTSFWNQYAAAFSNGLAMKTNEISVIQNGGLPPMSGSMINGGSSPIGGMTGSLDKLHSMEPNAALAGLEKMANTENGAHFRFTRFMEDNKEIVTS; the protein is encoded by the exons GGGACACAGAACTTTGCTCAGAGGATCCCCCCTGCAAGGAGTCAGACGCCCACGTCTGTAGCAGATGTTGTGCTGAGTTCTTTGAACTATCAGATCTTGAAGAACACCAGAAAAATTGCTCTAAGAATCAGCTAGTTCTGATTGTGAATGAACACCCCGTCTCCCCCACCGGAACTTTCTCACCTGGGTCTTCTCCGCATAATCCCGATGACCAGATGAATGACACAGCTAATAACACTGATCAAACAGAGTGCAGTGACCTCTTGGAGCCAAACTCTCCTGACAAAGACGAAGCCATGGACGTGGACGTTTCCGGAATGAGCAGCGGTCATGAAGAGGAAGGCAGTTACACAGAGAGCGGGAGCCCCATCGACACAGTCGGCTGCCATGGTGGCAGGAGCACCTCTGGCCCTGCAGTTGGTACCTCTGCTATTTCTGCGCCTCTACCTCAGCTCAGAAACCTGTCTGACCTGGGAAACTTCTCCATGATCAACAGCAATGTTATAATTGAAAATCTGCAAAGCACCAAAGTGGCCGTGGCCCAATTCTCCCAAGAGGCCCGTAACACAGGGGGCCCCAGGGTGGCAGTGCCCGCCCTTATGGAGCAGCTCCTCGGCCTACAACAGCAACAGATCCACCAGTTGCAGCTTATCGAGCAGATTCGCCATCAGATACTGCTACTGGCCTCCCAGTCCCCGGAACTGCAGGTGCCCCCGACTTCTGCTCCAGGCACAATGGGGCCTGCTGCCAACCCACTGACCACACTCAGCTCACATCTTTCCCAGCAGCTGGCTGCAGCCGCAGGCCTAGCCCAGAACCTGGCCAGTCAGTCCGCCAGTATTAATAGCCTAAAGCAGctggctgcagcagcacagcTACCTCAGTCCAACCCAAGCAGCAGTGAGACATCTCAGAGCATTAGCACACTGGGGCCATCAACAGTCAACACCCAATCCTCTGACAAGAGGCCGAATCATATGAGTAGCCTCCACTCTCAGCTCAGCAACTCCTCCCTCACCAAGTCATCCACGCCAGCATTCGGAATGGGAAGCCTGATAAGCTCTGCAGTGAATCCCCTTCTACCTCAGCCCCCACCTGGTAACCCAATATTTTCCAGCTCTTTGCCCAGTGTTGGCACCACCGTAGAGGACCTCAACTCTTTAGCAGCTTTGGCCCAGCAGAGGAAAGGCAAGCCGCCAAATGTCACTTCATTTGAACACAAGAGCAGCACTGATGAGGCTTTCTTCAAGCATAAGTGCAGGTTTTGTGGCAAGGTGTTTGGAAGTGACAGTGCCTTGCAAATCCACCTGCGCTCTCACACTGGCGAGAGACCGTACAAGTGTAATATATGTGGCAACCGCTTCTCCACCCGGGGTAACCTGAAGGTGCATTTCCAGCGCCATAAAGAAAAATACCCACACATCCAGATGAACCCCTACCCTGTTCCTGAGCATTTAGACAACATACCAACAAGCACCGGCATCCCATACGGCATGTCCATGCCTCCTGAGAAACCTGTCACCAGCTGGCTGGACAGCAAACCAGTTTTGCCCACAATGACTTCCTCAGTTGGCATGTTGCTGCCACCAACCATGCCGAGCTTGCCCCATTTCATCAAAAAGGAAGATCATTCAATAGCCATAACTAGCCCTTCTGTCGCAAAGAGTGTCTTGGGCACTACTGAGCCTTCAGCTAAATGTATGGACCGGGTGTCTGAAGAAGGTGAAGGTGCAACTTTGCCTACCTCAAATGGGAGAACTGAAGAAGGCAGCCACTCCTCAGGCTTCATGACAAACGTGAGCTCGGCCTCAGAAAGCACTGCTGACTACACAACATCAAACAGTCCGCCCATGATGACCAACCCCCTCATGCCTCTTATGTCTGATCAGTTCAAGGCTAAATTCCCCTTTGGCGGTATCCTAGATCCTCTCCAGGGGTCAGAGACCTCCAAGCTACAGCAGCTTGTGGAGAACATCGACAGGAAGGTGGCAGACCCAAATGAATGTGTCATCTGCCACCGGGTGCTGAGCTGCCAAAGTGCTCTTAAAATGCACTACCGCACTCACACCGGGGAAAGGCCCTTCAAGTGTAAAATCTGTGGCAGGGCCTTTACCACCAAGGGTAATCTTAAGACTCACTACAGCGTCCATAGGGCCATGCCTCCCCTGAGGGTCCAACACTCCTGTCCTATTTGTCAGAAGAAGTTCACAAATGCCGTGGTTCTTCAGCAACACATCCGCATGCACATGGGTGGGCACATCCCCAACACCCCTCTACCAGAGAGTTACCCAGAGTCCATGGTCTCTGACACTGGGTCATTTGACGAGGGAAACATTGATGATCTGGACAACTTCTCTGATGACAACTTTGAAGGAATGGAGGAGGGCCCAGACAGCAGTGTGCCAGACACACCGAGGTCAGCTGAAGCGTTTCATGACAGTCTATGTAACTCCCCAGCCCTCCATGAATTGTCAAgccaggaggggagagagagaaatggagaagaaAGTGCCCACAATAATGAAACCGAGGAGCTACAAGTCATCCAAATGAGGGCTATGGCAAACGGCTTTGTTGAGAGAGATTGCTTCACCAATGACTCCTCGTCTTTAGGAGGGGATGTTGACAGCCAAAGTCCCGGGAGTCCAGCTGTGTCAGAATCTACCTCCTCCATGCAGGCACCATCCCCCATTAGCATGCAGCCACAACCACGCAAATCCCCTAGTCTCGAAGAAAGGCACCAGAGGGCATTATCGTTGGAGCACACCACTGCAAGCCTCTTGCACTCTAACCCCTCCAACATTGGAGCACTGGACCTGACATCTGTCAATCCCTCAAAAGATCCCTTAGGCATGTTATTCCCCTTCCGTGAGCGTAGCATCATCAAGAACACATCCTGTGACATCTGTGGGAAGACCTTCGCTTGTCAGAGTGCCTTGGACATTCACTATCGAAGCCATACCAAAGAACGGCCATTTATTTGCACGGCCTGCAACAGGGGTTTCTCCACCAAGGGCAACCTCAAGCAGCACATGCTCACCCATCAAATGAGAGACCTGCCCTCACAACTCTTTGAGCCGTCAAACACGAGCCTGTCCTCCAGCCCAACCCCTTCCCTTCTCTCTGTAGGCTCTGTTAACAAACCAGAGGTTAATGGCTTCCTCCATAGCCTCCACATAGAAAACAAGGAAATGCCCTCTGGCTTGGTCACATCATCTGCCTCCACGTCCCCAGTGCTTTCTGCCGCTCCGCAACGGAGGACGCCCAAGCAACACTTCTGCAACGCCTGCGGGaagtgtttctcctcctccagcgctcTGCAGATCCACGAGAGAACCCACACAGGGGAGAAGCCCTTTGCCTGCAGCATCTGTGGCCGAGCCTTTACCACCAAAGGAAACCTCAAG gtccaCATGGGCACGCACATGTGGAACAGCGCTCCCGCCAGACGTGGGCGCAGGCTCTCTGTGGACGGGCCAATGGCCTTCCTGGGTGCAAACCCCGTCAAGTTTCCTGAAATCTTCCAGAAGGACATGGCATCAAGGGCGAGCAACGGGGACCCAACCAGCTTCTGGAACCAGTACGCCGCAGCCTTCTCCAACGGCCTGGCGATGAAGACCAACGAAATCTCTGTCATCCAGAACGGAGGCCTCCCACCCATGTCGGGCAGCATGATAAATGGGGGTAGCTCTCCCATCGGTGGCATGACCGGCAGCCTCGACAAGCTGCACAGCATGGAGCCCAACGCTGCCCTTGCAGGTTTGGAGAAAATGGCCAACACGGAGAACGGGGCCCACTTCCGGTTCACTCGCTTCATGGAGGATAATAAAGAAATCGTCACCAGTTAA